From the genome of Photobacterium sp. TLY01:
TGACTGAAAAAAAATCGAATCCACTTACTGATCTCATTTTCAATGTCATCGTGCCGTCTGTGGTACTGATGAAGTTGAGCGGCCAGGAGCAACTGGGCCCGGTCAACGCATTAATCGTGGCACTTGCTTTCCCGGTTGTGCTGGGTGGCTATGAGCTGATCAAACACAAAAAATTCAACTTTATATCTTTACTGGGCTTTGTCAGTGTACTGCTGACCGGTGGAATAGGTTTACTTGAGCTTGATAATCAATGGCTTGCAATTAAAGAAGCCTTGATACCAGGTTTGATCGGGCTGGTTGTTTTCGTCTCGACTTTCACTAAGTATCCTGTTGTCACCAAAATGATTTTCAACGATGCCGTACTGAATCTCTCACTGATTAAAGAAAAACTGACCCAAAACGGCAAACAAACCGAATTTAACAGATGTCTGGCGCAGTCTAATTATCTGTTTGCCAGTACGTTTGTGTTTTCCTCAATTATGAATTACGTACTTGCGACGACCATAGTGACCAGCCCGGCAGGCACAGAAGCCTTCAATGAAGAGCTGGGTGAAATGACGTTGTTGAGTTACCCGATGATTGCGATTCCGTCCATGCTGATGATGTTCGGTATCTTTTATTATGTCTGGCGTTCTATCCGGCGTATGACCAATCTTGAAGCGAACCAGATTTTCAAGATGCAGTAATACACAAAAGGGCTGACCACTGGGTAAGCCCTTTTTAGATCTGCGTATTACAATGTGGATGACGCTCTTGGACGAAGATACCGGGCAAAGCGGGGGATCTGGTTATGGGTCAACCCGTTATAGCGAATGGTGATGATACTGCCGATTTCAGGCGGGATGGCGCGTTCTGCATCTGAAAAACCCGTCCCGATTTTAAAGGGTGGCACCCCATCCATTTTGACCCAAAGCGCCCCCATGACCCCCTGATATTTCCCTTTTCCGGGTTCATAGCCCACAACAACAGCTTCCGCATCTTCGAAGCGTTTTATTTTCACCAGGCTGTCGGACCGGCCTGCGACATAGGGCTGCGAAGCAAGGTGCAACATGATCCCTTCGCCGCCATCGGCTTCTATCTCTGACAGCCAGGTTTTGACCATCGCGATTGATGACAGTTTACGCTGCGCGATGATCTGAATGTAGGGGTGGTTTAGTTGATTGATCAGTGTTGTCATATGGTGCCGGCGCTCATCAAAGGTGCCGGGATGTGCGGGGGCATCAAAGATCATGAACCGGATTTTTTGCCATTGCTCAGAATTCGGCGATGAATCCAGCACTGTTCGCGAGACCAGATGAAATGCGTCTCTTCCAGCCCATAACTCGCCCTCTAAGGCTTCATCAGGCCAATTTTCCGTGAACCACGCTGGCGCATTGATTTTGTGCCCGGTTCGGGTTTGCAGTTGTTGACCATTCCAATGGGCACGAATGCCGTCCAACTTCTCGCTGATCCAGTAATCGGTGATTGTTGTGCCCATAGGGAGCAGAAAGGAATCATCTTGCCAGGCCGCTGAAGTGGCTCTCATGGTAACCGTTTCTTTGGCATAACTGATTGGGCTCAGCATTAAGGTGATGATCATCGCCAGCTCAGATTGCTTCATGTCTATTTTCCTCCGGGGTGACAAGAGTGAATGTCACCGGACACTGTCATATCCGGATATAATTCCGAGGGGGAAAGTAGGAGAGTGCGGCAGGAATGTGATTCGGATTCGCTAATTTTCTATCAGTATCATAGACTTTGCGAATGAAACCACACTGAGGCTTGATATAGCTCTGACATCGATCCGCTATCGGTGTGGTAGTTTATCTCTGTGTATCCTGAAGTGTTTGGTTATTGAGACATTATTTCGGAGATACTGAATCGTTTATTGGTACTTAATCAGGTTTGAAACTGGGTTGTTTGTTAGGTAGGAGAAAGGGATGGAGTTGATGTCGAACTGGAAAGTGACTCTGGTTGCCGGTGTGATCGCAGGAATGCTACTGGCATCGGCAATAGGGCACATTCAGCATCAGCCTACGGTTGCGGAAATGGACACGTTGCGTGAGACAAACACTGAGCAGGCAGAGCAGATTAAAAGCCTGAGCTCGCGTTTAGAAACGATGGCATCCATGGAAACCCAAAAAGCAATTGAATTTAAAGAGTTACAGCAACAACTTGAGCAGAAAACGCTGGAGTTATCTTCAGTACGTGAAGAGCATGCCAAGCAAATGGCGGCACTGAAGCAACAGAAAAAGCAGCTGGTTGTGACCAAAAAACAGCTAGACACCAAGGTTGAGACGCTGACTGAAGCAACCCAAAAACAACAAACGGTACTGTCTAACTCTAAAGTTTTATATCAGCAGCAGCTGGGGTTACAAAAACAACTCAGCCAGGTCGAGGCCGATATCAAACAAGCGCGGCGTGTGGCCGAAGAGTTCAAAAAACCATGCGACGAGTTTAAATCCGGCAAAAGCTGGAACTGGGTTTCCCAGGCTGATTGTGATCGCTATGAGGCAAAATTAGCAAAAGTAGCGGAAGCTGAAGTGGAGCGAACGGCGCTTCAGAATGAACTTGATGAACTGAATGAGAAAATCAATGTTGCATTACCAAAAGATGAGTGATGCTGATGACAGACCACAAGGGTAAATCAGGTCCACCGGACATGCTGGATCTGTATTCAGACATACCGAATCACCTGCCGGAAGAGTTGTTTCAAACGCTCATTCATACGCCGGATGTGCGTATTGAGCGAATTATTTCCCGCGGCCATCAGACACCGCCTGGCGAGTGGTACGATCAAGATGAAGATGAATGGGTGATGGTTGTTCAGGGTGCCGGTGAACTGACCTTTGATGATGGTCGCTCGCCGGTTCGTTTACATGCAGGCCAAAGCATCTATCTTCCTGCACATTGTCGCCACCGGGTCAGCTGGACTGAGCCCGATAGGAATACGATTTGGCTGGCTGTATTTTTTCCGCCTGCCAGTCATGACTGATTCATTCTGCCGGTGGCAATGCTGAACCGGTATCAAGAAGATACCGGTCTAACGCTTCAGTTTGTGGCTGACTTTCAGCGCTAAGTCACATTCTGCTTAGCCCACAGGCAAAGCTAAAGCCACAGGAAACTGACGTGCTTTTGCCAGTGACTCGGCTTTACGGGTGATAGTTCCTGAATCAAGTTGCTGCGTTACGGGAAAGCGTGCTTCCAGAGGCAGTGTCAGGCCACCTTGTTCAGCGGAGATCAATCCGTCGTCTACCAGCTTTTGAATGATGAGATCTGCAGCGGTCAGTGCCGAGGATGCTTTGACGATTTCAGTGCGGGCATAGTGATAGCCGTCGAAAGACACATCAGCAGTGCGAAGGGATGGATTTTCGCCTGGGATCTGTTGCGCGCCAAAAAGTGGCGGACCGCCGACACGAGCTGTTTTATATGCCGGCAGATGCTTGGCGATGTGTGCGATGGCTCTTTTTGTCCGTTGTTCAATATCACTGGGCTGCCAGCCGTTTCTCAACATGTTTTTGTAGACCGGGTGTAAATCCGGCTGAGCACTTTGTTCATTGCTGCTGACCAGACCACCCTTGAAGAGGGTAATGTCTTCTGTCATACCGTGTAGCTGAAAGTAGCCGTCTGGGTAGGGGGTCAACTGAGCCATTCCCTGCGGCGTGCCTCGCTGTCCGTGAAAAATAATTTCAGGCCACTCGGCTTTGCTGTCATCCCATCGGGTGACGTAGGCGGCTTTGAATTCGACCATACGTTTTCGCTTGTAGTGCGCCATATCATCGACAGTGCCGGTTCGGTAACCACAGGCATTGATCAGATAGTCCACGTCCACTGTTTGACTGCCCATGTCACCATTGTCACTCTCTGAACAACGGTAAGTAATTTGCCATTTACGGGTCTGACTGTCCTGCTCAATATGGGTGACTTTAGTGTGTGTTCTGACCTGGCTGTTGGGAAGCGCATCCAGACCCAGCGTAACAGTGGCTGCCAGGCGAAATACGCTAACACCGTATTCCTGAACAAGGACGATGGGGAATTTGAAATGATCAAGATCGAGGTGTTTGGCAACCGGCACCATCCAGTCATCCGGTGCTGTTGCCTGATCAGGCATCTCGCGTTGGGCCAGTCTTTCCATATCGTCGCGATAGTAGAGACGGAAATATTCATCCGGATTGCCTAGTACCGCATTTGCTGGATCAGCCTGAACTAATTCTTTGTAGTGTTGCTCCAGCAGAGCCAGTCGGGGAAGCAGTAAATCAGGATGACCGGGATCTTGCTGCGGAACAGCAATCACAGTAGGGCGAATATTCGCGCTGTGTTTATAGACTCTCAGCGTATCAACAGACTGTTTCAGCAGCTTAAGGCATTGCTCATCTGAAATGTCACGATACAAATTGCCACCAGCGTGTAAATGGCAGATAGGAGGACCGTTGACCAGGCCTGGCCCCTCTTCAAAAAGATTGACAGAAAAACCTTGCTCCGCCAGTCGCAGTGCAATAGTAGAACCTGCCATACCCCCGCCAATAACCCCAATTTTCAGATGGTTAAAGGGTCTGTTTGTACCATTTTCAGTCGTCATCAGCGGTTCGTTCAACATTTTTGTAATCAGTTCTCATGGCTGACATTTTACTTGCCTGGCGCCTCGTTTGAAACACTGAACATGCACAAACATATTGATTGTTCAATTTTCTGTCAGCTTGAATTTACAATGTAAAGATTCTGCGCCTGAATGCAGAGTCCGGGCTTGTTGATGCTGCGTAACATGGGCATAAGCCGCGATTGAAGCCTTGCTGCTCTGCCTGCAGCGAGTGGTATTTTTTTGACTTGGATGCCTGAGAAAAGCTCATTGTTTAACGCTGTGCATAGTTTGCGCTTGAGTGTGAAGGCAATTGGATGTCTTAATAAAGATATCGCCGCGCTATAACCTGCTTATTACCTTGCTAAAATTACCATTTCTGTCTAAACCCTTAGAGGTAGTGGTGAACTCATAACAAGGAAAATTTTATGATTCGAATAATCAAAATTGTACCGTTGGCGATTTTTTTGTCTGGTTCGGTTATCGCCGCAACAGAGAATCCGTGGTATTTCGGTGCCCGGGTGGGTGGCACTCATTTCAATAATTTTGATGGTGCGATTGATGGCCAGAAAAGTGACTACGGGCAAGATGACTGGGGTGGGGGTGTTTTTCTGGGTTACCAGTTCTCTCCGATGGTTGGTTTAGAAGGTGGTTACACTTACCTTGGCGAAGCAGATTATGATTTAGGAAGTGGTGGCTTTGAGGCCTATGGTTTGGATTTAGTTGCCAAACTGACATGGCCCGTCACAGATGTTGTTGACCTGTATGCCAAAGCGGGCGGCTTTTTCTTTAACGTTGATAATACTGTAAACGGTAAAGATGATAGTGGTACCTCCGGCACTGCAGGGGTTGGGGCTGAGTTTTACATGAACCCTAATGTATCAACGCGACTTGAGTATCAGTATTACAATCAGGTCGGTCGAAGTGAGCCAGGTAAAACTGACATTCATTTTTATGGGTTGAGCCTGGTATATCACTGGGGAGCACCAGCGGCCGCGGCTGTTGTTGAAGAGGCAGAGCCGTTACCAGAGCCAGCACCGCTACCCGCTTCGATGATCCAGCCCATTCGCGTGGCATTACCCTTCAATTTTGACAGTAGTAAGTTAACGCAAGTTGATTTTGACCGGTTGAAACCCATTGCGGATCGCCTGGTGAATTATCCTGACAGTAAACTTCAGGTAATTGGACACACAGATGCGTCGGGGTCGCCGGCTTATAATCAGAAACTGTCTGAAGAGCGTGCAGCAGCAGTGGCTGGTTATCTGGCGGGTTACTTCAGTATTGGTATGGACAGAATTGAGATCAAAGGCTTTGGTGAGCGTGATCCAATTGCAACCAATAATACGGAAGAAGGACGCGCTAAAAACCGTCGCGTAGAAGCTTATATGCCGGGAATGACGACTAACAGTCAGTAGTTTCAGCACTTTTACCTTTTACTCAGCAAAGCCTCCTTGATTGGAGGCTTTTTCTGCTAATAACATCAATAATGGCATGTCGAGATTATCAGCCGGGCGTTTTACAGTTGGGGGATGTTGCGGTTGAAACGGGCAAACGGCCGATTTCACGGCGTAAATCATCAATGCGCGATGCATGGGAAGGGTGGGTCGACAGAATTTCAGGGGGTTGCCCGCCGCCGCTGGCTTTGTTCATGTTTTGCCAAAGCGCCACACTCTGATTCGGATCGAAACCGGCTTGTGACATCATTCGCAGCCCAATGATATCGGACTCCGATTCCTGCGCACGACCATAAGGCATCAGAATGCCGTACTGTACACCAAGCCCGAGTCCGGCCATGGCCATTTCCTGATACTCAGTGCCACCGAGAGCGACGCTGGAGATTTGTAAACCCAGGTTGGCTAACTGAGTACGGGACAAGCGCTCGTTGCTGTGTTTGGCCAGCACATGACCAATTTCATGGCCGATAACCGTGGCCAGCTGATCCTGATTCTGTGCAACTTTCAGCAGGCCGGTATAGACACCGATTTTTCCGCCGGGCAGCGCGAAGGCATTGACCTGATCACTGTCGAAGACAACCACTTCCCAGCTTGGCGCTTCTGGCTGACGTCCAAGCGATGCAGTTAAAGCACGCGTGACACACTGAACATAGGCGTTAACCTGAGGATCAGTATTGATCTTTTCCTTTGTTTTCATCTCTTCAAAGGACTGAGCGCCCAGTTGCGACATATCCTGTTCAGAGAACAGCAGTACCTGCTGCCGGCCAGTGGGTGAATTACTGCAAGCAGCCAGCAGTAATGCACTTGCCAGCAAACTGGTAACGGGTAAATGGCGAAATGCTATCATAGTTCTCACTCCTTGCTTTTTAGTATATGCCATGTTGTACATCGCTTATCAGCCATTTATAGAGATGGTATGCTGGCGCTTCATAGCTTGTTATAAGGAATCGCAATGTCGATCTGGCGAAAGAAATTTGATCTGAACGACTTAAATCAAACCTCCGTGAACACCCTGGTTCAACACCTCGGTATTGAATACAGTGCCTTTGATGACAATAGTTTGACGGCAATAATGCCAGTAGATTCAAGAACTCACCAGCCTTTTGGTATGTTGCATGGTGGCGCATCGGTCGTTCTGGCTGAAACGCTGGGATCAATTGCTGCCAATATGTGTGTCAGTGCGGATAAGTATTGTGTGGGTCTTGATATCAATGCAAACCATATACGCGTTGTGCGTACTGGTTTTGTGAAAGGGACAGCCAGCCCTGTGCATATCGGAGCCACGACGCAAGTCTGGCAAATTTCTGTCACCGATGAGCGGGACAATCTTGTATGTACAAGCCGGTTAACAATGGCAGTACTGAAACATAAAAAGAAGGACGAAGCATGATTCTGACATTTAGCCAGGGTAGGATTGTCGCGAATCAGCATGAGTTGGTTATTCGTCTTGACGGAGCGGGGAAAGTGAATTTGCAGGCAAGGGCGGATGATATTCGCTTGTTAAGACAGCCAAATATGATTACTGCCACCGGGAGTGGTGTGCAATGGTCAATCCATTTGGATGATGACGCACAACTTGAAGCGATGTCGGACTGTATGGGCATTGCAATTGATTCTCATCATAATTAGAGGATCTTTCCTGACAGAATAGAAAATACACTGACCGTTTTTGAGGGATATATCGCGAACTTGAGCGGAATGGCTTTTATATCCGATCATTTTTCTACAGAATTGAATCGAAACTTTTGTTTTTTGATTG
Proteins encoded in this window:
- a CDS encoding DNA ligase; its protein translation is MKQSELAMIITLMLSPISYAKETVTMRATSAAWQDDSFLLPMGTTITDYWISEKLDGIRAHWNGQQLQTRTGHKINAPAWFTENWPDEALEGELWAGRDAFHLVSRTVLDSSPNSEQWQKIRFMIFDAPAHPGTFDERRHHMTTLINQLNHPYIQIIAQRKLSSIAMVKTWLSEIEADGGEGIMLHLASQPYVAGRSDSLVKIKRFEDAEAVVVGYEPGKGKYQGVMGALWVKMDGVPPFKIGTGFSDAERAIPPEIGSIITIRYNGLTHNQIPRFARYLRPRASSTL
- a CDS encoding M48 family metallopeptidase, which gives rise to MIAFRHLPVTSLLASALLLAACSNSPTGRQQVLLFSEQDMSQLGAQSFEEMKTKEKINTDPQVNAYVQCVTRALTASLGRQPEAPSWEVVVFDSDQVNAFALPGGKIGVYTGLLKVAQNQDQLATVIGHEIGHVLAKHSNERLSRTQLANLGLQISSVALGGTEYQEMAMAGLGLGVQYGILMPYGRAQESESDIIGLRMMSQAGFDPNQSVALWQNMNKASGGGQPPEILSTHPSHASRIDDLRREIGRLPVSTATSPNCKTPG
- a CDS encoding hotdog fold thioesterase, which codes for MSIWRKKFDLNDLNQTSVNTLVQHLGIEYSAFDDNSLTAIMPVDSRTHQPFGMLHGGASVVLAETLGSIAANMCVSADKYCVGLDINANHIRVVRTGFVKGTASPVHIGATTQVWQISVTDERDNLVCTSRLTMAVLKHKKKDEA
- a CDS encoding OmpA family protein; the encoded protein is MIRIIKIVPLAIFLSGSVIAATENPWYFGARVGGTHFNNFDGAIDGQKSDYGQDDWGGGVFLGYQFSPMVGLEGGYTYLGEADYDLGSGGFEAYGLDLVAKLTWPVTDVVDLYAKAGGFFFNVDNTVNGKDDSGTSGTAGVGAEFYMNPNVSTRLEYQYYNQVGRSEPGKTDIHFYGLSLVYHWGAPAAAAVVEEAEPLPEPAPLPASMIQPIRVALPFNFDSSKLTQVDFDRLKPIADRLVNYPDSKLQVIGHTDASGSPAYNQKLSEERAAAVAGYLAGYFSIGMDRIEIKGFGERDPIATNNTEEGRAKNRRVEAYMPGMTTNSQ
- a CDS encoding DUF3389 domain-containing protein, whose product is MILTFSQGRIVANQHELVIRLDGAGKVNLQARADDIRLLRQPNMITATGSGVQWSIHLDDDAQLEAMSDCMGIAIDSHHN
- a CDS encoding cupin domain-containing protein, which codes for MDLYSDIPNHLPEELFQTLIHTPDVRIERIISRGHQTPPGEWYDQDEDEWVMVVQGAGELTFDDGRSPVRLHAGQSIYLPAHCRHRVSWTEPDRNTIWLAVFFPPASHD
- a CDS encoding chromosome segregation ATPase gives rise to the protein MELMSNWKVTLVAGVIAGMLLASAIGHIQHQPTVAEMDTLRETNTEQAEQIKSLSSRLETMASMETQKAIEFKELQQQLEQKTLELSSVREEHAKQMAALKQQKKQLVVTKKQLDTKVETLTEATQKQQTVLSNSKVLYQQQLGLQKQLSQVEADIKQARRVAEEFKKPCDEFKSGKSWNWVSQADCDRYEAKLAKVAEAEVERTALQNELDELNEKINVALPKDE
- a CDS encoding FAD-dependent oxidoreductase; the encoded protein is MLNEPLMTTENGTNRPFNHLKIGVIGGGMAGSTIALRLAEQGFSVNLFEEGPGLVNGPPICHLHAGGNLYRDISDEQCLKLLKQSVDTLRVYKHSANIRPTVIAVPQQDPGHPDLLLPRLALLEQHYKELVQADPANAVLGNPDEYFRLYYRDDMERLAQREMPDQATAPDDWMVPVAKHLDLDHFKFPIVLVQEYGVSVFRLAATVTLGLDALPNSQVRTHTKVTHIEQDSQTRKWQITYRCSESDNGDMGSQTVDVDYLINACGYRTGTVDDMAHYKRKRMVEFKAAYVTRWDDSKAEWPEIIFHGQRGTPQGMAQLTPYPDGYFQLHGMTEDITLFKGGLVSSNEQSAQPDLHPVYKNMLRNGWQPSDIEQRTKRAIAHIAKHLPAYKTARVGGPPLFGAQQIPGENPSLRTADVSFDGYHYARTEIVKASSALTAADLIIQKLVDDGLISAEQGGLTLPLEARFPVTQQLDSGTITRKAESLAKARQFPVALALPVG
- a CDS encoding VC0807 family protein, with amino-acid sequence MTEKKSNPLTDLIFNVIVPSVVLMKLSGQEQLGPVNALIVALAFPVVLGGYELIKHKKFNFISLLGFVSVLLTGGIGLLELDNQWLAIKEALIPGLIGLVVFVSTFTKYPVVTKMIFNDAVLNLSLIKEKLTQNGKQTEFNRCLAQSNYLFASTFVFSSIMNYVLATTIVTSPAGTEAFNEELGEMTLLSYPMIAIPSMLMMFGIFYYVWRSIRRMTNLEANQIFKMQ